ACACTTCTTACCTTGCCATCTTTTCCACGAACACTCTTATAGTAATAAGGACCTATTTTCTTTCCGTTCTTTGTAATATATTTGGTATAAACCACTCAAATCCCTCTTTTAAGCCTTTATTTTAGGTTACCCTACAATTCTTAATTACAAAGACTATTTTCCTTTATATATATTTCTATAAATTTTGGTTGAACTACATTTAAAAAAGACTATACTTTCTTTTCAGCCAAAACTTCTTTTACAGCCTGTTTAACAAATGGTTTGTAATAGCCTGCTTTTAACAAACTATTTTCAACATCTTCAATCAAGAAACCCCTACTTAAATTTTGTTTAATACTCTCTTTTATACTATCTATATGCTTTCTTTGTTTTTCTTCAGGAGTCATAATTTTAGGCTTGACTAATTTAGGCTCAACTTTCTTAAGTTTAGATTCTTCTATTAATAAAGTATTATTTTCTTTCTGTGTTATTTGGTTAACTAATTCAAGCAACTTATTCTGTTTAGCTTTGGATTTAGTTTTATTTTTAGAATAATATACTAAATAAATTATAATTCCAAATAATATCAAAGGACTTATTATTCCTAAAAGAATAAATTTAAATGAGTTTAAATTACTCTTAGGAATCTGATCCAAAATTTCTTTATTTTCAGGTAATAAATTTGCACCTAAAAGTTTAGTAATTTGAACATCTACTTTATTCCTATTATAAATTTCATTTAATTTAAATTGGATATCCGATATTTTATCGCTATTAATATCTATTTTTTTGGATTCACCTTTCTTTAAAGTAAAACTGATCGGTTCTGAATACAAAGTAAACGAAGCTTCTTCTTCACTAATTTTATTTATTTCAAAAATATGCTCTATATTTTCACTTAATTTAATTATATGCCTTCCACCTTCATAATCTAAAATTTGTCCTTTTTCTGTTTCTACCAAGTTTAATTCAGGTAATCTTTGTTTAATTGGTTCTGTAATTGGAATTATTATACTTGGTGTTGTAGATGCAGAACTTCCACCTCCTCCACCCCCACCAGAACTTCCACCACTAGATGGATTGTCCTGACTAGTTGCTGCAGAAGTTGTAAATGTTTCTTGCTCAGAAATATTACAATTTGAATCTATATCACAACTTGAAATATTATAATAATAAGTAGTACTTGCACTCAAACTAGACAATGCAACACTATGTGATATTTCTAAAGTTGCACTTCCAGTTTCAGTTGCTGTATCTACAGTCGTCCCATAATAAACTGTTGAATTTGAATCTTCATCTGTAGTCCAAGTTATTGTTGCTGAACTTGAAGTTATTGATGAATTTAAAAGATTTGTAATTATAGGCGGTAAATTATCTAAAGTCGTAAAATTCTCTTGTTCAGGTATTGCACAATTTGCACCGCCATCACAACTTGAAACATTATAATAATAAGTTGTATTTGCACTTAAACCCGATAAACCCACACTATGTGAAAATTCTAAAGTTGCACTTCCAGTTTCAGTTTCTGTATTTACTGTCGTTCCATAATAAACTGTTGAATTTGAATCTTCATCTGTAGTCCAAGTTATAGTTGCTGAACTTGAAGTAATTGATGAATTTAAAAGATTTGTAATCACGGGCTGTGAAGTATCATAAGTTGTAAAATTATATTGCTCAGAAATATTGCAATTTGCAGTCGCATCACAACTTGAAACATTATAATAATAAGTTGAATTTATATCCAAACTAGATAATGCAACGCTATGTGCCATTTCTAAAGTTGCACTTCCAGTTTCAGTTTCTGTATTTACTGTCGTTCCATAATAAACCGTTGAATTTGCATTTTCAGAAGTAATCCAAGTTATTGTTGCATCCGTTGGAGTAATTGAAGAACTTGCAACTGCTGAAACTAAAGGTGCAATTGCATCTGGCCCAGCAGCAGTTGTAAAGTTTTCTTGTTCAGAAATATTACAATTCTTCCATTTATCACAACTTGAAACATTATAATAATAGACTGTATCAGCACCTAAACTTGATAACACCACACTATGCGAAGTTTCTAAATTTGAACTTCCCACCTGGCTTATTACATCCACATCAGTTCCATAATAAACTGTTGAATTTGCATTTTCGTTAGTTGTCCAAGTTATAGTTACTGAACTTGAAGTTATTGAATCATTAACCAAATTTGTAATTATAGGAACCCCTGCATCAACCGAATACTGAACTGTGATTATTGGTCTCAAAGAAGCATTATATTCAGCAGAATAAAAACTTATGCTTCCTCTATTCCATTCATCACTCAATTTTATTAATATACCTTGGTCTAAATAAGTTCCATTCAAAAGATTATTTAAATATTCTAAAATAGTAAAGTTTACTTCCTCAAGAGCGTTTGTAATAGTAATATTACTCTGATTTATTAAGGAAGTATCCATAAAATCTCCACCAGGAACATCCCAATTTAAACCATAAAATCGTTCATCCCAAGTAGTACCATTAATAGAATTTGAATTCGGTGCGTTTACAGCCACCCCTTCTTCCCAAGATCTATTAATAGGATACAAACTTAATTCTAAATCTTCTGTAGGAAAATGAGATACATACGCAGACCACAAACTAAGAATGGCTTCATCCACCAAAACATTAACGGGTAAATAAGAAGTAATATTATATTTTAATAAAGTTCTATAAGTAATACTAGATCCATAATTGCCCCCTATATATAAATCATCCTCAATCCCCTTATTATAATTAAGAGAATCGTTATAAAAATAAGTATCATCAACTTCATCTGAAAAATTCTGATAAATTTTAACAAAAGTATCATTTGAACCCGGACCTTGTGCACATCCAAATCC
This genomic interval from Candidatus Woesearchaeota archaeon contains the following:
- a CDS encoding fibronectin type III domain-containing protein, coding for MVFAKYVLKNGKKIGPYYYESVRGKDGKIRTKYLGKNPKKSLISIKNFGSPTKFISKIHNSFTNEHKAHHFIFLLLTLFFVFGFFALQNLSNNNLITGHDVAVASETDLDNDGVLNADDYCPETHADWISNVNVDGCAISVGSNDTYSVQPSAAAGKDTIIYDNDGSDDSNYPESQYNYGTNQYLSGGNTPCLMLLEFNLTALPSNSELIYANLSLNVVGAPSTLSIYKIDSFWKEGAGSGSGINSDSINGSTWIEKYFGDNIDNLTSENDPADWNYNGSDVDVNIFQSIIMPTLSNEYFSVDIAGIAQGWINESYDNYGLGINATGGADVSAIYTSDITGQEPNFTILYIIPDDDLDNITDSDDLCIHTHADWITNVTGFGCAQGPGSNDTFVKIYQNFSDEVDDTYFYNDSLNYNKGIEDDLYIGGNYGSSITYRTLLKYNITSYLPVNVLVDEAILSLWSAYVSHFPTEDLELSLYPINRSWEEGVAVNAPNSNSINGTTWDERFYGLNWDVPGGDFMDTSLINQSNITITNALEEVNFTILEYLNNLLNGTYLDQGILIKLSDEWNRGSISFYSAEYNASLRPIITVQYSVDAGVPIITNLVNDSITSSSVTITWTTNENANSTVYYGTDVDVISQVGSSNLETSHSVVLSSLGADTVYYYNVSSCDKWKNCNISEQENFTTAAGPDAIAPLVSAVASSSITPTDATITWITSENANSTVYYGTTVNTETETGSATLEMAHSVALSSLDINSTYYYNVSSCDATANCNISEQYNFTTYDTSQPVITNLLNSSITSSSATITWTTDEDSNSTVYYGTTVNTETETGSATLEFSHSVGLSGLSANTTYYYNVSSCDGGANCAIPEQENFTTLDNLPPIITNLLNSSITSSSATITWTTDEDSNSTVYYGTTVDTATETGSATLEISHSVALSSLSASTTYYYNISSCDIDSNCNISEQETFTTSAATSQDNPSSGGSSGGGGGGGSSASTTPSIIIPITEPIKQRLPELNLVETEKGQILDYEGGRHIIKLSENIEHIFEINKISEEEASFTLYSEPISFTLKKGESKKIDINSDKISDIQFKLNEIYNRNKVDVQITKLLGANLLPENKEILDQIPKSNLNSFKFILLGIISPLILFGIIIYLVYYSKNKTKSKAKQNKLLELVNQITQKENNTLLIEESKLKKVEPKLVKPKIMTPEEKQRKHIDSIKESIKQNLSRGFLIEDVENSLLKAGYYKPFVKQAVKEVLAEKKV